A region of Veillonellaceae bacterium DNA encodes the following proteins:
- the thiW gene encoding energy coupling factor transporter S component ThiW → MDRQDSLRKWIFSALLVAAGVLLSPLFSFPLGVTRAFPLQHMINIFLAVLCGTRFSTSAAFGTALIRNILGTGSLLAFPGSMIGAFLSGYLYSKTQKLWCAVLGEFVGTSIIGGLVSYPVAALLMGSSKGALFYVSLFSISCGAGCVIAFCVLKSARLIQTELLKNR, encoded by the coding sequence ATGGATAGACAGGATTCTCTTCGGAAGTGGATTTTCTCGGCGCTCCTGGTAGCGGCGGGTGTGCTGCTTTCTCCGCTTTTTTCTTTCCCTCTGGGTGTGACAAGGGCTTTTCCTTTGCAGCATATGATTAACATTTTCCTCGCGGTGCTTTGCGGGACAAGGTTCAGTACGTCGGCTGCGTTCGGGACGGCTTTGATCCGGAATATTCTTGGCACGGGCAGTCTTCTGGCTTTCCCGGGCTCTATGATCGGCGCTTTCCTTTCGGGTTATCTTTACAGCAAGACGCAGAAGCTCTGGTGCGCTGTGCTTGGTGAATTCGTCGGGACTTCGATTATCGGCGGGCTGGTTTCCTATCCGGTTGCCGCTCTTCTCATGGGTTCTTCGAAGGGTGCTCTCTTCTATGTATCCCTCTTCTCCATTTCCTGCGGCGCCGGCTGCGTCATCGCTTTCTGTGTTTTAAAAAGTGCCCGCTTAATTCAAACAGAATTACTCAAAAACAGATAA
- the brnQ gene encoding branched-chain amino acid transport system II carrier protein: MEKSKNSFIAIGLMLFALFFGAGNLIFPVFMGQNSGVETIPATIGFLITGVGLPILGIAAIGYSGDDLQKLASRICTPYAIFFTVALYLTIGPAFAIPRTATTSFEIAFAPLFSEENRQMALYGFAFVFFAVSWWLSVTPSKLVDRIGKVITPVLLAFLALLFICAAIAPIGPWQAASKDYIDPMKALSQGFLDGYGTMDALAAFVFGIIVVNSVRQYGATTNEEIAFMTLRSGLIAGLCLSIIYVFLCFIGASSVSELGHLENGAEVLVGVALHYFGSYGSLVMGIIVLLACLTTSVGLITACAEYFGRLIPVLSYKIWVTVFAVASFCVALFGLTTIIHAAIPVLMFLYPLTISLMILTFTDKLFHGHRAVYACVTLFTLIPSLYDGIHTAGLQITTLDNVMSNLPFAHYGLAWVTFCAAGYIVGLIIAHMAPSKGKTA, translated from the coding sequence ATGGAGAAATCTAAGAATTCCTTCATTGCCATCGGGCTGATGCTGTTCGCGCTGTTCTTCGGCGCCGGCAACCTGATTTTCCCGGTATTCATGGGGCAGAATTCAGGTGTGGAAACGATTCCCGCTACAATCGGCTTTCTGATCACGGGCGTGGGTCTTCCGATTCTTGGCATTGCGGCAATCGGTTACTCCGGAGACGACCTGCAGAAACTGGCTTCCCGTATCTGCACACCGTACGCCATTTTCTTCACCGTCGCCCTGTACCTGACCATCGGGCCTGCCTTCGCTATCCCCCGTACGGCTACGACATCTTTTGAAATCGCCTTCGCTCCGCTCTTCTCGGAAGAAAACCGTCAGATGGCACTCTATGGCTTCGCTTTCGTCTTCTTCGCCGTTTCCTGGTGGCTCTCCGTCACCCCGTCGAAACTGGTCGACCGTATCGGCAAAGTCATCACTCCGGTTCTTCTGGCATTCCTTGCCCTGCTCTTCATCTGCGCAGCCATCGCTCCAATCGGACCCTGGCAGGCCGCTTCGAAGGACTACATCGATCCGATGAAAGCTCTTTCCCAGGGATTCCTTGACGGCTACGGCACCATGGACGCCCTCGCCGCTTTCGTATTCGGCATCATCGTCGTCAATTCCGTCCGCCAGTACGGTGCCACAACGAATGAAGAAATCGCATTCATGACCCTTCGTTCCGGCCTCATCGCAGGCCTCTGCCTTAGCATCATTTACGTATTCCTCTGCTTCATCGGCGCATCCTCCGTCTCTGAACTGGGACACCTGGAAAACGGTGCTGAAGTCCTCGTAGGCGTTGCACTTCATTACTTCGGTTCTTACGGCAGTCTTGTCATGGGCATCATCGTCCTCCTCGCCTGCCTCACAACAAGCGTCGGCCTCATCACGGCATGCGCTGAATACTTCGGCCGCCTGATTCCGGTCCTCTCTTACAAAATCTGGGTAACCGTCTTCGCAGTCGCTTCCTTCTGCGTCGCACTCTTCGGCCTGACCACCATCATCCATGCCGCTATTCCGGTCCTGATGTTCCTCTATCCGCTGACGATTTCCCTCATGATCCTCACATTCACAGATAAACTCTTCCACGGCCACAGAGCTGTCTATGCCTGCGTTACCCTCTTTACCCTGATCCCGTCCCTCTACGACGGCATCCACACCGCAGGCCTCCAGATCACCACCCTCGACAACGTCATGTCGAACCTTCCGTTCGCACACTACGGCCTCGCATGGGTCACCTTCTGCGCCGCCGGCTACATCGTAGGCCTCATCATTGCCCACATGGCACCGTCTAAAGGAAAGACTGCATAA
- the brnQ gene encoding branched-chain amino acid transport system II carrier protein encodes MKKSSQESSREFISIGLMLFALFFGAGNLIFPVFLGQNAGWNTPWATIGFLITGVGLPFAAVLAICYSGAGLRELASRVHPVYGVLFSSLLYLTIGPFFAIPRTATVSFEIAAAPFLTDAQKTIGLYVFVFIFFLLSWWLAVTPSKLVPRIGKVITPMLLLFLFILIGSSILFPMGPWMEPSAAYSAPVKAFTNALVEGYNTMDCLAGLVFGVIVVESIRFFGVKTNEEVARSAMKSGLISTFFMFVIYASLVVLGADSVSVLGHMETGAPVLSGASAYYFGTSGAVLLGLIVILACLTTSIGLIASCAAYFHQLFPMLHRQTWAALFAGFSFLIALFGLSAIIKGAIPVLLFLYPLAVSLIILTFLDKRFGGSQKVYALATAFTFVPALYDGLKMLKLTTPAMDQFMHSLPLAEYDMAWTLFFITGFVLGFIWHKAADKAPATAESH; translated from the coding sequence ATGAAAAAATCATCACAGGAATCTTCCCGCGAGTTTATCTCGATCGGGCTCATGCTTTTCGCGCTGTTTTTCGGCGCAGGGAATCTGATCTTCCCGGTATTCTTAGGCCAGAATGCTGGCTGGAATACGCCCTGGGCTACGATCGGCTTCCTGATTACGGGTGTCGGCCTTCCTTTTGCGGCTGTGCTTGCGATTTGTTATTCGGGCGCAGGTCTTAGGGAGCTGGCTTCGCGTGTCCATCCGGTGTACGGTGTGCTGTTCAGCTCTCTTCTGTACCTGACGATCGGACCGTTCTTTGCGATTCCCCGTACGGCTACGGTTTCTTTTGAAATTGCAGCAGCCCCATTCCTGACGGATGCACAGAAAACGATCGGACTTTATGTCTTCGTTTTCATTTTCTTCCTTCTGTCCTGGTGGCTGGCTGTCACTCCTTCCAAGCTTGTTCCGCGTATCGGCAAGGTCATCACGCCGATGCTGCTTCTTTTCCTCTTCATTCTGATCGGCTCTTCTATCCTCTTCCCGATGGGGCCGTGGATGGAACCTTCCGCTGCTTATTCGGCTCCGGTGAAGGCTTTCACGAATGCACTGGTTGAAGGTTACAACACGATGGACTGCCTGGCTGGTCTTGTCTTCGGCGTCATTGTCGTGGAATCGATTCGTTTCTTCGGCGTGAAGACAAATGAGGAAGTGGCTCGTTCTGCTATGAAGTCCGGCCTCATTTCTACATTCTTCATGTTCGTCATCTATGCATCCCTGGTCGTTCTGGGCGCTGATTCTGTCAGTGTTCTGGGCCATATGGAAACGGGCGCTCCGGTTCTTTCCGGCGCTTCTGCTTACTACTTCGGCACTTCCGGTGCAGTCCTTCTGGGACTTATCGTCATCCTGGCATGCCTCACGACTTCGATCGGCCTGATTGCTTCCTGCGCTGCTTATTTCCATCAGCTCTTCCCGATGCTGCATCGTCAGACATGGGCTGCCCTCTTTGCAGGTTTCTCTTTCCTGATCGCGCTCTTCGGCCTTTCTGCCATCATCAAGGGCGCCATCCCGGTACTGCTTTTCCTGTACCCGCTGGCTGTTTCCCTGATCATCCTGACATTCCTCGACAAGCGTTTCGGAGGAAGCCAGAAGGTCTATGCGCTGGCAACGGCTTTCACCTTTGTTCCGGCTCTCTATGACGGACTGAAGATGCTGAAGCTCACGACTCCGGCTATGGATCAGTTCATGCATTCCCTGCCGCTTGCTGAATACGACATGGCATGGACGCTCTTCTTCATCACAGGCTTCGTCCTCGGATTCATCTGGCACAAAGCTGCAGACAAGGCACCTGCCACAGCAGAATCCCATTAA
- a CDS encoding threonine/serine exporter family protein produces the protein MYKKSDKAELTVRDKMQLILDIGQLMMENGASSKRVVRDMLRAAAYLGIYWENVQIHITYSTIMINVDDGVTSETMFRKCYKHGVNMMTTLLANQLSWDALKSNESYLIYRNQMMTIQQMARKRLYPQWLTLFCIGMASSAFCLLFGGHWYEALYTFIAAVVGAYVKTLCERFGVNIYIGIAASAFFATATAYLTLYIPGPPCSWLPVVACALTLIPGVPLINCVDDFLSNYLNSGMTRFTQTILVMTAMTFGLSAVAVMTSVPNFTGVRIAPESLYIAQALAAAMAAAGFCVMFNIPKRYIPLACLGAIITVDMRNILMIDFGTGMATASFIGAATLSLFLLIVARNLHAPVFVLTTPAIIPLIPGVLLYRFLFAVIRIHTLTTDEFMFAMQNGVEAALVILGIALGATLPDVIAHQFIDRSKRERLRKILEERDGQEAVIEDAANLDHASERR, from the coding sequence TTGTATAAGAAATCAGATAAAGCAGAGCTGACCGTCAGGGATAAGATGCAACTTATCCTCGACATCGGACAGCTTATGATGGAAAACGGGGCCAGCAGCAAGCGTGTCGTCAGAGACATGCTCCGCGCCGCCGCTTACCTTGGCATTTACTGGGAAAACGTCCAGATCCACATCACATACAGCACCATCATGATCAATGTGGACGACGGCGTCACGTCGGAAACCATGTTCCGCAAATGCTACAAGCACGGCGTCAACATGATGACGACGCTTCTTGCCAACCAGCTCAGCTGGGACGCACTGAAGAGCAATGAATCCTATCTCATCTACCGGAATCAGATGATGACCATCCAGCAGATGGCAAGGAAGAGGCTCTATCCCCAGTGGCTGACACTCTTCTGCATCGGCATGGCATCCAGCGCCTTCTGCCTCCTCTTTGGCGGACACTGGTACGAAGCCCTCTATACCTTCATCGCCGCCGTCGTGGGCGCCTACGTCAAGACACTCTGCGAACGATTCGGCGTCAATATTTACATCGGCATCGCTGCCAGCGCTTTCTTTGCGACCGCGACAGCCTACCTCACACTCTACATACCAGGGCCGCCCTGCTCGTGGCTGCCCGTCGTCGCCTGTGCGCTGACACTCATACCAGGCGTCCCGCTGATCAACTGCGTCGACGACTTCCTGTCGAACTACCTGAACTCAGGCATGACGCGATTCACGCAGACCATCCTGGTCATGACTGCCATGACATTCGGCCTCTCCGCCGTCGCCGTCATGACAAGCGTCCCGAACTTCACCGGCGTCCGCATCGCGCCTGAAAGCCTCTATATCGCGCAGGCCCTCGCCGCCGCCATGGCAGCCGCCGGCTTCTGCGTCATGTTCAACATCCCGAAACGATACATACCGCTCGCATGCTTAGGTGCCATCATTACCGTCGACATGAGAAACATCCTCATGATCGACTTCGGAACAGGCATGGCCACCGCCTCCTTCATCGGAGCCGCCACACTGTCCCTCTTCCTCTTGATTGTCGCACGCAACCTGCATGCCCCGGTATTCGTCCTGACCACACCGGCCATCATCCCATTGATCCCCGGCGTCCTCCTCTACCGCTTCCTCTTCGCCGTCATCCGTATCCATACACTGACCACGGATGAATTCATGTTCGCCATGCAAAACGGCGTCGAAGCCGCCCTCGTCATCCTGGGCATAGCCTTAGGAGCCACACTCCCCGACGTCATAGCCCACCAGTTCATCGACCGCTCCAAGAGAGAACGCTTGAGAAAAATCCTCGAAGAAAGAGATGGACAGGAAGCCGTCATCGAAGACGCCGCCAACCTCGACCACGCAAGCGAGAGAAGATAA
- a CDS encoding phosphoethanolamine transferase has protein sequence MALYACINICLVSLLKEGLYLHGLKGILSGGVIFALAGHFWNYRKRFLAIYAGMMLFLSAGLIIKLIDHVAVGGGEFLGNISLASTIWGSILLVWLCIENAAALTGKIKAGRIISSAWLFISLAILAVPNLVLWGYFALSQHYLRPDIVMTIYQTNKDEAIAYLMSQNPFYIGLAVAAFLLISVLIFKAAYTVCVTDRPSFASTPHGWLGILPMIVLLALGLKTTYAAKEYEPAHIVLSVRDSVKSYTMFAQNKEKRIQRLNALGTLPVLPSHKGIYVLVIGESETRNHMSAYGYQRETTPWLTQFAKEPGTLLFKNPYSNHTHTVPVLTYALSEKNQYNQVPLAKAYSLIEIANAAGFDTYWISNQERYGAWDTPVAEIASTAKHQVWLNGEVGTNIKTAYLDEELPIKTPDLKNVDNALVVFHLMGEHTTYADRYPAVYQKFDEAGTKRDEYDNAVLYTDFVLSRIYDLVKDNPHFQGLVYFSDHGEEPDLGKGHESTKFTNQMSRIPFVVHFSDSYRSANPALFETLKGQENDYWTNDLVYNFMTEIMGIQSLPINEPNLTLGNPAYDRTKDNVRTLHGERKIES, from the coding sequence GTGGCGCTTTACGCGTGTATCAACATCTGTCTTGTTTCTCTTTTAAAGGAAGGGCTTTATCTCCATGGACTAAAAGGGATTTTATCCGGAGGTGTCATTTTCGCTCTTGCCGGGCATTTTTGGAATTACAGGAAAAGATTCCTTGCCATTTACGCAGGCATGATGCTGTTCCTGTCTGCCGGACTTATCATCAAGCTGATCGATCATGTTGCGGTAGGCGGAGGAGAATTCCTTGGGAACATTTCTCTGGCGAGTACGATCTGGGGATCGATTCTCCTTGTATGGCTTTGCATAGAGAATGCCGCTGCCCTTACGGGAAAGATAAAGGCTGGCCGTATCATATCCAGTGCGTGGCTTTTTATCAGCCTGGCAATTCTTGCAGTGCCGAACTTGGTTCTCTGGGGTTATTTTGCATTAAGTCAGCACTACCTGCGTCCGGATATCGTCATGACGATTTACCAGACAAATAAGGATGAGGCCATTGCTTATCTGATGAGCCAGAATCCTTTCTACATAGGATTAGCCGTTGCCGCTTTCCTTCTTATTTCCGTCCTGATTTTCAAAGCAGCATACACAGTATGCGTGACGGACCGTCCTTCTTTTGCCTCGACGCCGCACGGATGGCTTGGTATTCTTCCGATGATTGTCCTGCTTGCGCTTGGTTTAAAAACAACCTATGCAGCCAAAGAATATGAACCGGCTCATATCGTCCTTTCTGTCCGTGATTCGGTTAAGAGTTATACGATGTTTGCGCAAAATAAGGAAAAGCGTATTCAGCGGCTCAATGCGTTAGGTACTCTCCCTGTCCTGCCCAGTCATAAAGGCATTTATGTCCTTGTCATCGGGGAATCCGAAACGAGGAACCATATGTCTGCTTACGGTTACCAGCGTGAAACGACGCCCTGGCTGACTCAGTTTGCCAAGGAGCCGGGAACTCTCCTTTTCAAAAATCCGTATTCGAACCATACTCATACGGTTCCTGTACTGACATATGCTTTGAGTGAAAAGAATCAGTACAATCAGGTGCCGCTGGCTAAAGCGTATTCGCTGATTGAAATCGCCAATGCAGCCGGATTCGATACTTACTGGATCAGCAACCAGGAACGTTATGGTGCATGGGATACGCCGGTTGCAGAAATTGCTTCCACGGCCAAGCATCAGGTATGGCTGAATGGTGAAGTCGGCACGAACATAAAGACAGCTTATCTTGATGAGGAATTGCCAATAAAGACACCTGATCTTAAAAATGTGGACAATGCGTTAGTTGTCTTTCATTTAATGGGAGAGCATACGACCTATGCAGACCGTTATCCTGCTGTATATCAGAAATTTGACGAGGCCGGTACGAAGCGAGATGAGTATGACAATGCGGTCCTTTATACGGACTTTGTTCTGAGCAGGATTTATGATCTGGTCAAGGACAATCCTCATTTCCAAGGGCTTGTGTATTTTTCTGACCATGGTGAGGAACCTGATCTTGGAAAAGGCCATGAAAGTACAAAGTTCACGAATCAGATGAGCCGCATCCCATTTGTTGTTCATTTCTCTGATTCTTACCGGTCTGCCAATCCTGCCTTATTTGAAACGCTGAAGGGTCAGGAAAATGATTACTGGACCAATGATCTTGTTTATAATTTCATGACGGAAATCATGGGTATCCAAAGTCTTCCGATTAATGAGCCGAATCTCACGCTTGGAAATCCAGCCTATGACAGGACGAAGGACAATGTCCGCACGCTGCATGGTGAACGAAAAATAGAATCATAA
- a CDS encoding PIG-L family deacetylase encodes MADSSFSYTSIFRGKTLMVVIPHEDDEINVAGSTIHGAILEGVHVICVFSTWGDDLYTPDIRRREAVKALKTLGVKEDDVIFLGYPDGGRYGESDPYIYGLNEPITVRGRHETYGTKAAPDFCMAAHGFHRPFTREGMIQDMEDVVLAHKPDAILCIDYDVHPDHRACSAAFETAMGRILQRPGNEYFPVIFKGFAYKTAFESVPDFYAPHMLSTVFARDNLPEPSWETSNPAYAWDERIRLPVPEECRRPLLSDNLIHKAFCCHVSQKGYRYAAKIANGDQVFWKRRTDNLSMQAAVSASSGNIKYLNDFLLLGSSDMAKPAMPMDDCLWAPPEDDKVKTCRLTFTHPVTIREAVLYGNIDTESRILDGTLRFSTGYEFRTGPFRKNGLPNDFSIEVQKSVDWVEFTINEAEGSTPGLTELELYEEEDTASMIHILADGNFAYDWTVWPGEKPKISAWTYGSDDDVSWEMNGSPSSIGQIQEELNRLKKPITICAFLTEHPDIWDEAVFAPGSSAALRSLRFHQKLDRWKNTFERFRQKSQHHALRKEAKKERAKK; translated from the coding sequence ATGGCTGACAGTTCATTTTCATATACATCCATCTTCAGAGGAAAGACATTGATGGTCGTCATCCCTCATGAGGATGATGAAATCAACGTTGCCGGATCAACGATTCACGGCGCCATTCTGGAAGGGGTTCACGTTATCTGCGTTTTCTCCACATGGGGCGATGATTTATATACGCCAGATATCCGGAGGAGAGAAGCTGTAAAGGCACTGAAAACATTAGGCGTCAAGGAGGATGATGTCATATTCCTTGGCTATCCGGATGGAGGGCGTTATGGGGAATCTGACCCTTACATATACGGTCTAAATGAACCAATTACCGTTCGCGGCCGCCATGAAACGTACGGGACAAAAGCTGCTCCTGATTTCTGTATGGCAGCACATGGATTCCACCGTCCTTTCACGCGGGAAGGCATGATTCAGGATATGGAAGATGTCGTCCTTGCTCATAAGCCGGATGCCATTCTCTGCATTGATTATGACGTCCATCCGGATCATCGTGCCTGTTCGGCTGCCTTCGAGACAGCTATGGGACGGATCCTTCAGCGCCCGGGAAATGAATATTTCCCTGTCATTTTCAAAGGATTTGCTTATAAGACCGCTTTTGAATCCGTACCGGATTTCTATGCGCCTCACATGCTGTCCACCGTTTTCGCACGGGATAATCTTCCCGAACCTTCCTGGGAAACGTCAAATCCTGCCTATGCATGGGATGAGAGAATCAGGCTTCCTGTTCCCGAGGAATGCAGAAGGCCTCTTCTTTCTGATAACCTCATTCATAAGGCTTTTTGCTGTCACGTATCACAAAAAGGCTACCGATATGCCGCTAAGATCGCCAATGGTGATCAGGTCTTCTGGAAACGCCGCACGGATAATCTCTCCATGCAGGCTGCTGTTTCAGCATCCTCTGGAAATATCAAGTATCTGAATGACTTTCTCCTTCTGGGCAGTTCAGACATGGCAAAGCCCGCCATGCCGATGGATGACTGCCTCTGGGCACCTCCCGAAGATGACAAAGTAAAAACCTGCCGCCTTACATTTACCCATCCGGTGACCATCCGCGAAGCGGTTCTCTATGGGAACATTGATACGGAAAGCCGCATCCTTGACGGTACGCTTCGGTTCAGTACAGGATATGAATTCCGCACAGGACCATTCCGAAAGAACGGCCTCCCTAATGACTTTTCCATCGAAGTGCAGAAATCTGTAGACTGGGTGGAATTTACCATCAATGAAGCAGAAGGATCCACTCCTGGTCTCACAGAACTTGAACTCTATGAAGAAGAAGATACTGCTTCAATGATCCATATTCTTGCCGATGGAAACTTTGCTTATGACTGGACCGTTTGGCCTGGTGAAAAGCCCAAGATTTCTGCATGGACTTATGGCTCGGATGATGATGTATCCTGGGAAATGAACGGAAGTCCATCAAGCATCGGGCAAATCCAAGAAGAGCTGAATCGACTAAAGAAACCGATTACCATCTGTGCTTTTCTTACAGAGCATCCAGACATTTGGGATGAAGCCGTTTTTGCTCCGGGCTCTTCCGCTGCTCTCCGCTCTTTACGTTTCCATCAGAAACTGGATCGTTGGAAAAATACATTTGAAAGGTTCCGCCAGAAATCTCAGCATCATGCACTCCGTAAAGAAGCTAAAAAAGAAAGAGCAAAGAAATAA
- a CDS encoding sulfatase-like hydrolase/transferase gives MDLVSSGADHTLWTTHAEGADIDLISLLKKVPRNGNHFIVLHLMGSHAKYDSRIPDDWPYLSLPGADETENDYATTVDYTDYVLKNIFNYSKENLHMTAMAYLSDHGEDMKYGHGEGHVTWSMLHIPLFFYLSPEYETAFPNTAKALRNNREKIFTNDLLFDTMCGLIQAPNNDYSPTYDLTSPLYSLNADQALAVNGKWIVANDPSLHDIK, from the coding sequence TGATATTGATCTCATTTCTCTCCTTAAAAAAGTACCGAGAAACGGCAATCATTTTATAGTCCTTCATCTCATGGGCAGCCATGCTAAATACGACAGCCGCATTCCTGACGACTGGCCCTATCTGTCTCTTCCCGGCGCTGATGAAACGGAGAATGATTATGCAACAACTGTAGATTATACAGATTATGTTCTCAAAAATATCTTCAACTACTCGAAAGAAAATCTTCATATGACAGCCATGGCTTATCTTTCCGATCATGGAGAAGATATGAAATATGGTCACGGTGAAGGGCACGTCACATGGTCTATGCTGCACATTCCTTTATTTTTCTATTTATCCCCTGAGTATGAAACTGCTTTTCCGAATACGGCCAAAGCACTTCGTAATAACAGAGAAAAGATTTTTACCAATGATCTTCTCTTTGATACCATGTGTGGTCTTATCCAAGCACCAAATAATGACTATTCTCCCACGTATGATCTCACCTCCCCTCTTTATTCTTTAAACGCAGATCAGGCTTTGGCAGTAAATGGAAAATGGATTGTAGCAAATGATCCATCCCTGCACGATATAAAGTGA